The window atttttattattttaaatgaattggaCAAAATGCAAATTATGAATGATACAATGTAATCAACAATTAAAATGAACCATATATGAGatgatatattaaaatttttcccTTGCACAAACAACAAATAACTAATACTTTCATTCTTAATCAAAAACTACATGTACTGCAGATTAAACCTaattaaaacaaaggaaatatgAGATCTGTATTTGATATGAAATATTTCAGAGATGGGGATCTGATATAAATCTTATTCTGAAGACTTTTTATTTCAATCCACTTGTAATTGTGGGAATGAATTCCGTCCTGTTCCATTATGAGGATATGAAAGCCCTACAATGAGCACAGAACAGAAACCTTCCCCATCTCCAGAAAACAACAGCCTTTTCTGCAAGGCAGTATCTATCAGATCACTGCTGACATCCACGATTTAGAAGAAAGATCTGTTCCACCCTCCTACGAATGACCATATTTTTTACACCATACACAATAGGGTTgagagcaggaggcaggaggaggtaGATGGTAGACAGAAGAATATGGGTTGAAGGAACAACATGACCAAAACGGTGgctgaaaaaggagaaaaaggcaaggatataaaactctagaaaaacaaaaatatgagctGTGCAGGTGTTAAAGGCTTTGATCCGTGCCTCTTTCTGTTGAAGATGAAAAATGACCTGGAAAATCAGTGCATAAGATATAAGGATAAAAGTCATATCAAATCCCAGAATGCTAAAGCCCACAAAGAGACCACGTATTTTATTGACTTGTACATCATCTGCTGCAAGCTTCACCACAGCCATGTGTTCACAATAAGAGTGGGCAATTTGAACAGAATGAAAAAGATGCAGTCTTTTTATAAGACTTGGTAACAGACCTACTAGTATTATGGCTCGAGttaccaccaccactatcatacGACGCAGAACTGAAGGTGTAAGGACAGATGTGTGTCTCAGAGGGTCACAGATGGCAATATAGCGATCAAAAGCCATTGCCAAAAGAATCCCAGACTCCATGCACTGTAAAGTATGGATGAAGAACAGCTGAGCTAGGCAGGCATCAAAGGCCATAGAATAAGCTCTGAACCAAAAGATGGCCAACATTTTGGGGGCAATTGCTGCACAGAGTCCTATATCTGTAGCTGCCAGCACAGCCAGGAAGATATACATGGGCTGGTGCAAGCTACGCTCGGCTGGGATGATGATCAATAAGATGATATTTCCCAAAAGAGCCACTAGACACACTGCGAAGAATGGAAATCCAATCCAAAACTGCACATGCTCTAGTCCAGGGATTCCAGTCAAAATTACAGTTCTAGGGTTGAGATATGACATGTTGTTGGCTGCCACTGAGCTCATCATTCTGTATCTTGCCACTGATCATGATACCTGAGAAAGAGAGTTTGGGAGGGAAGTGAAAACATTTATGTCTTTAATTAAGCTCACTCTTCGTCAGTCACTAGCATTCAACCATGGCGAATTTTGAGCAGAAATCATGGCCTCCAGGGGTTCTTTGTTCAGAGGCTAATGAAAGGTCTATGATGCTTGTCACAGTAGCAGAAGCACGCACATGAAACCTTCAGTAGTTCCATGAAAGAGGTAAAACTGCTGTGCCTCTTCTGGGCCTTTAGGGTGATTTGCTTGGATGTTTTAACtatctgttctttctttatttctagatGGCAACCTTTAgtcatgaaattgaaaaaaatttctgagtTGTCTTTTCACCTAATCAGTGATCCCACGGGAGCATTATCTATGAGCCATTCTTCCCCTAGGAAAGATTTATGAGCACTGGGAAAAATTTGGACAGATATTTTTAATCATCTTAGAATCAgtctttatttcatattttattgaaaaatctgTTGCTTCTCAGTGTAATAATTGTAATTATAAAAGGGACTGGTAAAACACAGTGTTCCTTCAATGAATGAGAATTTGATTCTTCCTTAATAGAATGCTGGAAAGTGAGTAAAATATGTGGTATTAAGAGGATTTTACATTCcagtttcaataaaaaatatataaaattaagttAGACCATACAGAGAATTAATGAACAAGTTTCTTCTCTGACTCCAAGTCAACTTCACAATGTCACATGTGAAGTCTTTGAGTCACTGTTGGCTATTTCAGTTGTGTTTGGTGACTTGGCTGTGAATGTTTTCCTCTTTAACCCCTGTTGAGGATAGACTACTTGTTGTAGACAAGCGGCAGTTTATGTGAGATTCTTCTAGGACAAAGTATGTAAAATCTGAGCACTGTCTCTTATCAAGACATTCTGGTTTCGAGAAGTTCTTCCAACTAGAGATCATATCAaattttctgctgtaaaaagCCTTATTTTTAAGAACCAAAGTTCGGTTCGTCTACCATCAGACTCTTGATATAGGAAACTTAAATTGTCATAAGTATCTTATAGTTTAGATTTTCAAGAATATACGGATGTTATTGGAACTTTCCCAGCTATCCAATGCAAGTCACACATCAACGAAGACTTTAGGTGATTCACTGTGGCAGAGTGGCTGGAGGGGTTGGTGTGGACTTTCATTCTCAATGAACTAGTCTGATGTCCCAGGGGAGGTACTGAAGCCCACGGCTCTGtgcaggaaaacagaaagcacaaGACTCAGCTCAGTTTGTACACCACTCACAAGACCATTGATATTTTTACTCTGCTTTATGATTTTCACTCTAGAGAAGACAAGGCATTGTTTCTTATGTAAAATTTCTGCTGTAGGGGATGGAAACAGTAGCTCAGATCTGCTATGGATGGCTGGGATCCTGTGTTCTTGGTTCCTTGAGGAACAAcatgttccctcttcccaattTACATTCATATGTTGGGGTATTTCTGAAGCATGTCAGGTATGTGAGCCCAAGGCATTGGTGTTTAAATTAGAGCTTCAGAAGGCTCCTAGTTGGCTACGGTCTCTTGTCAGAGACACCAAACATGTATCTGGCTGCATTAGGagttttgacttaaatttttaccGTATAATAAGCTATGCAAACTGATTATTTATACCATTGTTTTCAGAGACTAATGAAAATTTATTAGAACACAGTAGTTAATAAAACTGTATGTAAATGtacatgaaatgaaaatattttgcttaCTGTAAACTTTTATGGGAAATTTTATGGTAATTTGAGAATTATACTTGTTTGTATCATGTGAGTAAAGAATTAGATATGGGTTcaaaatcaaataatttaaaataaaaacaaagttccTTGAAGATCTTTGAATATAATGCACATTTTTGGGAgagcaaattattttaaaacttttgcaTCGCTTTAATCACAGGTTTATTAAACAAtctatttagaaatatttagaattttctcCAGTCTTTTCACATATAAACACTAACCCCAATATCTTCcataaaagatttgttttcatcTGTTCATATCAGGACCCTCTTAAGGGAAGATGTTATGAAATATCAGTGGAgaactgttctgttttctccatggATGGCAGTTATGTGGACTCCATCAGTTAAGTCCAGGCTTTGTTTTTACATTATGTGCATTTATGGGGGGACAAAATTAAACTGGGGCACAAATTCTTTCATAAACAGGGGATGACAGAACACTGAGCTCCTGTTTCTTGCTTCTCAGCACCACCACCAGAGAATGGACTGAGTTTTAAACAGCCGTAAGTACCAGTTGAAGCAAGAAACAGGAGGTAGACAAGCTTCTTTTACAGCCAATCGTAGGAGTCAGAAGCATCATGTAAGTCTTCCGGCATTTCTTCCATACTGTTTTCCCAGATACCATGTGcaaacaccaaaataaaaaccaaacctgggtGGGCTGAAGCTTGGACTGGGCTGTGTTAGTGGAGTCAGTgcaaagttccagcacagctagaAGATGATAGAAGAGCCACTGTACTTTCCACACAGTGTGAGCTACAAAGATCCTTGTCCTTTCAACTCCACAAGGGAGTCGCTCTTCTGAATTCCACCTTTGCTTGTCCAAAGAAAACTAACATCAGGACTAGAACACACATATTGAAAGTtaactgatattttaaaatgaaatgtagtCTTCTTGGCAAAAGGAACTGTCTTACCATGTATCATATCATAGCTGGGGACTCTGAGAACTGTAACAATAAGGTCAAAGAAGCAAGAGATTTCTTATCTGTCTTTTCCACCCTGTGTTGTCTGTCAAGACCTGTAGCTAAAGTGGATGAGTAAGAACTCCTCACATAAGTTCACCAGTGGTGCCCACCATCAACTCCAACCAACTATTTAATGATTGCCTGTTCTGCCAGGCGATACTTTGTAGTGATTTCCACTGgtatatatgtgcctgtgtgaatTCATGTTTTATGCACTGGTAATCAAATTCTGTAAATGCCAAGAAAGAATTCAATGACTAGAATAAACTGAatcccataattttactttcgaatacaatttaaatatgcttttttgtgtgtgtaagtttTTCTAAGTTCCCACTATTGAAACATCAGAAAGTTTGTTATTATCCCATTTTTAAGGACATCTGGTTTTTTAATGCATCACTGCTCTTACTATATCTATTTTTCAGTCCTCTTAACCATATATTGCATAATATACAGTAGCCCAAAAGAAAAGATCCCCATGTTATCCAAaatggaatctaaaatggcttttAGTTAATTTCCACTTTTACAAGTGCAGGTAGTAGCAAGGGAGCTAATTCTTTAAATAGGTCAAAATCAAATGAAGCATACCAATACCAGCATGTCTTCTTTCCTGTTGGGTTAGTTGGTGAGCTGATTGGCACAGTTTCAGGTTCTCCAAGATGGCCTCTAATTTGTCATGTAGCTGAGGAAGCATGGCTcttttgcctcctcctcctctcaagtGCCACGGTAGTCAGTGTCAGCACCCATGCCTGAATCCAAGGCATCTTTCTCCAGTACTCACATAGTCCTGAAATAACTTCATTAGAATTCTTCACACACAGCTCCCTTTTCCTTGATATTGTTTGTTGTCACTAAGTgactcgtgtgtgtgtctgtgtgtgtgtgtgtgtgtgtgtacatttatacAGTTTCATTGGGGATCTCCCCAAATCCCTAGGTAGAAAGCATATATCATTAACCTTTATGCATTTCAATGTCAGTAATTGGCAGACATTTAAAATGCCGAGATTAATAAGTCCCTCGTTTGTTAAATGACACTAATAACACaataattacaaaaagaaaaagacagcagGCAACCTCCTTTCTCTGTCAGCTTCAGGTAATAGCAATCAACACAAAGATGATGAAGCTGCACCATTTGACCAAAGATTTCACAAAGTAACTTCTCAGAATCTTACTCCCCTCAGAATACGGCTCAGTTTCTGACACTCCCTACCCTTGCAAGATCATCACTGATGAGTCTGTGTTCAGTATTTTCAACATTCTGAAACTTACCAAGCTCCACAGTCATCTGTGAAGGCTCAAGATACACACGAAATTAATTCTATTTTTagagaaataaacaaactgaCAATTGCCAATTTTGTtctacttttttctcttcttttccttgaaGTTTACCTAAACAGAGCCTCTGTTTTAGTTTCTCTACTTCATTTAGTTGTTTGAATAGGTCTCatcaattttttatattttatgtgtttagcCTCTTTCATTTCTCATACAAGAACATAAATGGTGTTAACATAATTTTATCATTTCCAcagaaatattctaaaaatatttccTCTTATACTTGATGGCTAAATTCTTCATATAAACATCATGTTCTTGTTCTATTTTCCAAACGCCttattaatgttttcatttttctctctactGAAAGTTTCcaagcaaataaatacatatctACATTGTCCTCCAATAATCCCATTATTTGCTATTTAGTCAAGACAAACAAGAGTGTGATTCCATAGTAAGATGGGTGTGTTAACTTTTGCAGCAGCTGTTATGTAATATCATTGAAGTAAACCTAACCACCTAAGTGTTTACCTATGTGTAACAATCTTGATGTAATGTACAATATATACACTACTAGGAACCATCACCCAAAATATGATGTCAAAAGTTTCCAGCACATAAAGTCCTTTTTCTAGCTCATTCTCTTGTTCTTACCACTCAGTgaaacattatatatttttgaacTTGGCCGATGATACATTGTCTTAGATTTCATCTGGATCCTAAAAACAAAATTTGGTGTTAATTGAGTAAAAAATATAATGCAGAATTTCAAGTAGAAGGATTGCATTTACAACAAAAGGGAGTTATgattatacatataatatactaATTTGAATGA of the Chionomys nivalis chromosome 8, mChiNiv1.1, whole genome shotgun sequence genome contains:
- the LOC130879977 gene encoding olfactory receptor 52A1-like; translation: MMSSVAANNMSYLNPRTVILTGIPGLEHVQFWIGFPFFAVCLVALLGNIILLIIIPAERSLHQPMYIFLAVLAATDIGLCAAIAPKMLAIFWFRAYSMAFDACLAQLFFIHTLQCMESGILLAMAFDRYIAICDPLRHTSVLTPSVLRRMIVVVVTRAIILVGLLPSLIKRLHLFHSVQIAHSYCEHMAVVKLAADDVQVNKIRGLFVGFSILGFDMTFILISYALIFQVIFHLQQKEARIKAFNTCTAHIFVFLEFYILAFFSFFSHRFGHVVPSTHILLSTIYLLLPPALNPIVYGVKNMVIRRRVEQIFLLNRGCQQ